The following nucleotide sequence is from Drosophila simulans strain w501 chromosome 3L, Prin_Dsim_3.1, whole genome shotgun sequence.
GTCAATAACTTTGTTCTCATCTCaatgaaaacttttcgaaaaatCTTTGCTGTCCCACTTGATAGCAAACAAACTTGATCGAAgatattttagaaaaataatacaaataaatgggAAGTAAACAGAGATTTGCAGTATTTTAGGATGCATTGCACGGGTACACCCACACTTTGCTGTTGACAGATTTCGATGGTCGTGAAGTAAGTTTGCGTATGAAGAAGTGGCACTTCAGGAGGCTTCGAGCACGTCCTGGCCACACCCCTTCTCGAAGGATGCCGCTCCTTCCACTGGATACTGGTGCCACAAAcggctgctgttgtttgctGCCCCCACTTTCGTTCCAATTTCGCCGCAAGAGTCTCAACAATTTCtcatatttgtttacaattcGCGCATACAAATGCGCAAGGTTATCAGCCAaaccagccacccaaccacctcCCATTTGACAAATATCGCCACCCATTTCCCCCTTTCAATGGACGCCTGCCATAAGTTGTCATGTCGCAAATGGAAGCGGAGTGTCATCGACACCCAATCTAAAGTAACAcgtgaaaaaatgaaatgtattgTAATAAAAGGTATAAAAACGACTTACTGctgaaattttcaattaaattatgttcGGTGTCAcgaaaacatatattttaaaaatatatataaacatattaaacCTTGATTTCatgaaaatttttattttttagagcTGTTATAATTAATCGAATGCCAATGAAAGGTGagagaaattgaaaatatacaaagctttaaattaaatacagaTACGacatttttgataattttcaGTCttgctaatatttttatgcaaccaaataatataaacactTTCTGAAATAATTTGAATCATATTAGCTTGAgtattatttgcaaaataagCGTGGCGTGGTCGCCATTGCTGCCGAATATAGTACTTTTAGAATAAACACACCTCTAGTTTAAATTCGTGCCACTTTTGGCAATGAAACCGCATGCAATTTAAACTTGTTGAGGTGTACGACTACTGATGTTGGGGAATTGGAGAAAAATCACCATGGTGAGCGCCACTTGAATGCGAGAGAAAAATCACCGAAATGCCGGAGGAATGGAGAACAAACGCTGGAACAGATTAGCTGGTCGGGCGAAAAAACGCTGGGAATGTAGAAACCGCAGTCGGCGGGCATCAATTACGCCGACAACATTGAGCGATAATCGAGGGGAGGTTATCTCGAGCAGCACCTGTAACTTGGTACTATGTAGAAATGCCGCAGAGTGTTCCAGCTAGTCGCTTGGGTTAGTCGGTTTGCGATAGTCGAGGGAGAAGCCAGCTCGCCATGGAGCCCACGTGCAGCAGCAGTGTGGCGGAACTGGCCAAATACAGCGAGGATAATGTGGAAACGGATGAGTCTAAGGTGGTGGAGCATCAGGAATACGCCGAAGCGCTGTCAATGTCTGGGGAAAGTCGGAAGCGGAAACGATGGACTCGAAGGTCCTGCTGCACTCGCCAAGTCCTGAGTACGGGCGCCATTTTCATCGCCCTGCTGCTCATCATCGGCGCCATTTACATGCACTTAAGACAGAAGCATCATCTGGGCCGACTGCACATCAATCTCAAGGATCGGGGGCAAGTGGAGGTCCTGGAGGAGGACTTTCCCATGGTCACCGTTGCCGGAGTGGGTGAGTGCGCCGCAAGAACTCTTGTTCAATCGCTAAGAAGCTCTTAGTCGTCGGTTAATTTTATAAGCGGTTTCCATTGTTGGGATAGTGGtattttctctctttttctctgtttttttctttctcagCTGACTGACTGATTAGAATTGCCATTAGATGAACCAGCAGATCTCAGCGTTTCGAAATTATAGCgattataaataaaagcttGTATTCATTACACAACAACTATGCAACGCGTGAGTTGTTTTTATTATGCTCacacatattttattcaacTTTTAATCAGTCATTTCAATAAGTGACAGTCATTGACAGTATGTCAAGCACATAAAAGTTTGAGATTAAActgttaataataaatacacatCTGCTAAAGTTTGCCAGCTTGAAATATAGATTTATAGTTTCCACATTCGCCTTAAGTTGGACTTCAAAACTTTAGTCTGAAACAATTATTTTGCCGACGGAAGActtatat
It contains:
- the LOC6737078 gene encoding uncharacterized protein LOC6737078 isoform X2; its protein translation is MEPTCSSSVAELAKYSEDNVETDESKVVEHQEYAEALSMSGESRKRKRWTRRSCCTRQVLSTGAIFIALLLIIGAIYMHLRQKHHLGRLHINLKDRGQVEVLEEDFPMVTVAGVAD